From Deltaproteobacteria bacterium, one genomic window encodes:
- the cbiM gene encoding cobalt transporter CbiM, with protein MHIPDGYLGPQTCAAYFAVMAPLWYGASRMVRRAVPAGRMPFLALAAAFSFVVMMFNIPVPGGSTGHAVGGAVAALALGPWAAMAALTIVVVVQALLFGDGGVTAIGANCFNMAFVMPFTAWYVFRFIAGGAAASSARTVFAAALAGYISINAAALTTALAFGIQPLVATAPDGTPLYAPYGLEVAVAAMAFEHLFFFGFVEAVVTGLVAARLAAAGTPLLAAPGGEERGGRGAEAGNLRGLYAGILFLVFLTPLGLAASGAAWGEWSAGELSAMIGYTPEGLAALEGLWSAPAQGYLAGGWGSAAGAAAGYVVSALAGVAVVTLAARLVARLLPSGG; from the coding sequence ATGCACATTCCCGACGGGTATCTGGGGCCGCAGACCTGCGCGGCCTACTTCGCCGTAATGGCGCCCCTGTGGTACGGGGCGTCGAGGATGGTGCGTCGCGCCGTGCCGGCCGGGCGCATGCCCTTTCTCGCCCTGGCCGCCGCCTTCTCGTTCGTCGTCATGATGTTCAACATCCCCGTGCCCGGCGGGTCGACTGGTCACGCCGTGGGCGGGGCCGTGGCGGCGCTGGCGCTCGGTCCGTGGGCGGCCATGGCGGCGCTGACCATAGTGGTCGTGGTGCAGGCCCTGCTCTTCGGCGACGGCGGGGTGACGGCCATAGGGGCCAACTGCTTCAACATGGCCTTTGTCATGCCCTTCACGGCGTGGTACGTATTCAGGTTCATCGCCGGGGGGGCGGCGGCCTCGTCGGCGCGCACCGTCTTCGCCGCGGCCCTTGCCGGCTACATATCCATAAACGCCGCGGCCCTGACAACGGCCCTGGCCTTCGGCATCCAGCCCCTGGTGGCGACCGCTCCCGACGGCACGCCGCTCTACGCCCCCTACGGCCTCGAGGTGGCCGTGGCGGCCATGGCCTTCGAGCACCTCTTCTTCTTCGGTTTCGTAGAGGCGGTGGTGACGGGTCTCGTGGCGGCGAGGCTTGCCGCCGCCGGGACCCCGCTCCTCGCCGCGCCGGGCGGTGAGGAGCGGGGTGGCCGGGGGGCGGAGGCGGGGAATCTGAGGGGCCTGTACGCGGGCATCCTCTTTCTCGTCTTTCTCACGCCTCTGGGGCTTGCGGCCTCCGGGGCGGCCTGGGGCGAGTGGTCGGCCGGAGAGCTCTCGGCCATGATCGGTTACACGCCCGAGGGGCTCGCGGCGCTGGAGGGGCTCTGGTCCGCTCCGGCACAGGGCTACCTGGCCGGGGGCTGGGGCTCGGCGGCCGGCGCCGCCGCCGGTTACGTCGTGTCGGCCCTCGCCGGTGTGGCGGTCGTTACGCTGGCGGCGAGGCTCGTTGCGAGGCTTCTGCCCTCCGGCGGTTGA
- the ccoO gene encoding cytochrome-c oxidase, cbb3-type subunit II, which translates to MNHEKIEKSGLLMAALITVVISVGGLVEIVPLFFLESTIPPLEGVRPYTPLELEGRDIYIKEGCYNCHSQMIRPFRAETERYGPYSKPAESMYDHPFQWGSKRTGPDLARVGKKYPDSWHVQHMEDPQSIVPESVMPRYPWLARTELDGSDIEAKMRALRTVGVPYTDDQIESAAAQLEGKTELDALIAYLQSLGTAVKRN; encoded by the coding sequence ATGAATCACGAGAAGATAGAGAAGAGCGGCCTGCTCATGGCCGCGCTCATTACGGTGGTGATAAGCGTGGGCGGACTGGTCGAGATCGTCCCGCTCTTCTTCCTCGAGTCGACCATACCTCCGCTCGAGGGCGTGAGGCCCTATACGCCGCTCGAGCTCGAGGGGCGCGACATATACATAAAGGAAGGGTGCTACAACTGCCACTCCCAGATGATAAGGCCCTTCAGGGCCGAGACCGAGCGCTACGGCCCCTACTCGAAACCGGCCGAGTCCATGTACGACCACCCCTTCCAGTGGGGCTCCAAGCGCACGGGGCCGGACCTCGCCAGGGTCGGAAAGAAATACCCCGACTCCTGGCACGTCCAGCACATGGAGGATCCGCAGAGCATAGTGCCCGAGTCGGTCATGCCGCGCTATCCGTGGCTCGCGCGCACCGAGCTGGACGGAAGCGACATAGAGGCCAAGATGAGGGCCCTGCGCACCGTGGGCGTGCCCTATACGGACGACCAGATAGAGTCCGCTGCGGCCCAGCTCGAGGGCAAGACCGAGCTCGACGCCCTCATCGCCTATCTCCAGTCGCTGGGCACGGCGGTAAAGAGAAACTGA
- a CDS encoding c-type cytochrome, which yields MPEKIGHSIDGIEEYDNPIPRWLMWLLYVTIAVAVVYWILYPGFWPGITGWNQAKMYEEEMAAAEKMYAAMRPKAGDINALIHDAGAIAEGSRIFAQNCAPCHGAEAKGDTGIGPNLTDAEWIYGGKPEQIVKVITEGTENGMPPWASQLGEAKIAKVAAFVHSLGGGE from the coding sequence ATGCCCGAGAAGATCGGACATTCCATAGACGGCATAGAGGAGTACGACAATCCCATCCCCCGGTGGCTCATGTGGCTGCTCTACGTCACCATAGCCGTTGCCGTGGTATACTGGATCCTCTACCCCGGCTTCTGGCCGGGCATTACGGGATGGAACCAGGCCAAGATGTACGAGGAGGAGATGGCGGCGGCCGAGAAGATGTACGCCGCCATGAGACCCAAGGCCGGCGACATCAACGCCCTCATCCACGACGCCGGGGCCATCGCCGAGGGCTCCAGGATATTCGCCCAGAACTGCGCGCCCTGTCACGGCGCCGAGGCCAAGGGCGACACCGGCATAGGCCCCAACCTCACCGACGCCGAGTGGATATACGGCGGAAAGCCCGAGCAGATAGTGAAGGTCATAACCGAGGGCACGGAAAACGGGATGCCGCCCTGGGCCTCGCAGCTCGGAGAGGCCAAGATAGCCAAGGTGGCGGCCTTCGTGCACAGCCTCGGCGGCGGCGAGTAG
- a CDS encoding cbb3-type cytochrome c oxidase subunit 3: MEEIVIMSKSAATVYFFLVYCAILFWVLRGKNRKRLEEHRHIPFRED, encoded by the coding sequence ATGGAAGAGATCGTGATCATGAGCAAGTCGGCGGCGACGGTCTACTTCTTCCTCGTCTACTGCGCCATCCTCTTCTGGGTGCTGCGCGGAAAGAACAGGAAGAGGCTCGAGGAGCACCGCCACATACCTTTTCGTGAGGACTGA
- the ccoS gene encoding cbb3-type cytochrome oxidase assembly protein CcoS — protein sequence MEVLYIMIPAALYLGVVGVVFLVWSIRTGQFDDMEGPKYRILFDDDEPGGGGRRGGGEGPGAGR from the coding sequence ATGGAAGTTCTATATATAATGATACCGGCCGCCCTCTACCTCGGCGTGGTGGGGGTCGTCTTTCTCGTCTGGTCCATAAGGACCGGCCAGTTCGACGACATGGAGGGGCCCAAGTACAGGATACTCTTCGACGACGACGAGCCCGGCGGCGGCGGGCGGCGCGGCGGCGGCGAGGGGCCGGGGGCGGGACGGTGA
- the ccoG gene encoding cytochrome c oxidase accessory protein CcoG, producing MSVTAKRVKVYPRSVKGKFRTIRWAVDAVLLGVYFALPWIKIDGRPALLLDIPGRKFYIFNTVFWPQEAIYLAFLLLFLAIALFLFTAVAGRLWCGYACPQTVFTDVFIAIERLIEGDRRERMELDRSGWTARKVAEKALLHSAWLLFSFATAFTFVAYFVPPEVLIDRMASGTLTTANIFWLSFFTLTTYGDCGFFREIMCLVPCPYGRFQSALFDADTLIIGYDRRRGEPRGPVKKGGHPAAQGDCIDCTLCVQVCPTGIDIRKGLQYECIACAQCIDACNAVMRKVGKPGGLIRYGSMRTIAGGRTSLLRPRVVVYAAILLVLFGAMSYKVATRVPLDLDILRDRTSLYRTTRDGRISNLYTIKAINRDTRARDLRIKVTGIKAGIVTGANPIHVEAGEVYQTSLVLIADRDALAGRINRFDFVIEDVEDPDLSARRESTFYLPDRPRREGKRAAGKDATLAMTSP from the coding sequence ATGTCAGTGACGGCCAAAAGGGTTAAGGTATATCCCCGCAGCGTCAAGGGGAAGTTCAGGACCATAAGGTGGGCGGTCGACGCCGTACTGCTGGGCGTATATTTCGCCCTGCCGTGGATCAAGATCGACGGCCGTCCCGCGCTTCTCCTCGACATACCGGGCCGGAAGTTCTACATATTCAATACCGTCTTCTGGCCCCAGGAGGCCATATACCTCGCCTTCCTGCTGCTCTTTCTCGCCATCGCGCTCTTTCTCTTCACGGCCGTTGCGGGGCGGCTGTGGTGCGGCTACGCCTGCCCGCAGACGGTCTTCACCGACGTCTTCATAGCCATCGAGAGGCTCATCGAGGGCGACAGGCGCGAGAGGATGGAGCTTGACCGCTCGGGCTGGACGGCGCGCAAGGTCGCGGAGAAGGCGCTGCTCCACTCGGCGTGGCTTCTCTTCTCCTTTGCCACGGCCTTCACCTTCGTCGCCTACTTCGTGCCGCCCGAGGTGCTCATCGACAGGATGGCCTCTGGCACGCTCACGACGGCCAACATCTTCTGGCTCTCCTTCTTCACGCTCACAACCTACGGCGACTGCGGCTTCTTCCGCGAGATCATGTGCCTTGTGCCCTGTCCCTACGGCAGGTTCCAGAGCGCCCTCTTCGACGCCGACACGCTCATAATCGGATACGACAGGCGCCGCGGCGAGCCCCGCGGGCCGGTGAAAAAAGGCGGCCATCCCGCCGCGCAGGGCGACTGCATAGACTGCACCCTCTGCGTGCAGGTCTGCCCCACGGGCATCGACATACGAAAGGGACTCCAGTACGAGTGCATCGCCTGCGCCCAGTGCATAGACGCCTGTAACGCCGTGATGCGCAAGGTCGGCAAGCCCGGGGGGCTCATCCGCTACGGCTCGATGCGCACCATAGCGGGCGGCAGGACATCGCTGCTGCGGCCCAGGGTCGTGGTCTACGCCGCCATACTGCTGGTCCTGTTCGGGGCCATGAGCTACAAGGTGGCCACCCGCGTGCCCCTGGACCTGGACATCCTGCGGGACCGCACCTCCCTTTACCGGACCACGCGAGACGGCAGGATATCGAACCTCTACACCATAAAGGCCATAAACCGCGATACCCGCGCCCGCGACCTGCGCATAAAGGTCACCGGCATAAAGGCCGGCATAGTCACCGGGGCCAATCCCATACACGTCGAGGCCGGAGAGGTCTACCAGACCTCGCTCGTGCTCATCGCCGACAGGGACGCGCTGGCCGGCAGGATAAACCGCTTCGACTTCGTGATAGAGGACGTAGAGGACCCCGACCTCTCGGCCCGGCGCGAAAGCACCTTCTACCTGCCCGACCGGCCGCGCCGCGAAGGCAAAAGAGCGGCGGGAAAAGACGCCACACTGGCGATGACGTCGCCCTGA
- a CDS encoding heavy metal translocating P-type ATPase, which produces MDSTVESRAGDFAPSCYHCGERAADPLHETIGGEERAFCCRGCLSVCRYIYDAGLESYYDRRDPVLPGKAPDLSDMDFTPDEPGVVRSAGELSEASLIVEGIHCAACVWLIERLASRVEGVVEARVNFTTHRMTVRWSGGPEALGEVVKRLAAAGYRSAPYDPALTEEPLRRRKNDLLSRIAVAGFSTAATMFFAEGLYGGYFWGIEEGYRRLLQWASLAASVPVVFYSGALFVRGALLGLRSGSLTMDLPVALGALITFFYSAWATAAGRSDVYFDSAAMFIFLILIGRYLEVLARERAASAAAGLSAMEPRTATVVVDGERRRVPVGRLAPGDLVEVRPGERIPTDGVVVEGASSVDESMLTGESRPVAKGVGDELFGATVNADGLLLLRVVRTGEETALARIRRLVEDAQLEKASIQRIADRVAAWFVPLILATAALTYLYWSGQDQGRAVIYAVAVLIITCPCALALATPSAVLAGCGAAAREGILIKSGAVLERAHGATHVVFDKTGTLTEGTMTVTDVAAHGGSVVGERALLRLAASVEAGSEHPLGRAVAAEARRRGLRVYGRVSDFRALPGLGVEAVVTGIAAASGTAKVVELGRRKGRVLALVGSARLMAERGLTVPPALAARGRVLAAQGKTVVYVGAFDLEEDGAAGRGSVLGLLAATDPVRPESRELVTELRRRGLKVTILSGDGREAAAVVAARLGIENVVAEVLPHHKEAVIKELQDSGERVVMVGDGINDGPALARADVGIAVGSATELAAHSADVVLMRGSPLLVARTLDISKRTMRAIRQNLAVSALYNAVFMPLAAMGLVAPIVAAVTMPASSLAVIGNSIRAAARRG; this is translated from the coding sequence ATGGATTCCACGGTCGAGAGCCGCGCCGGCGATTTCGCTCCGTCCTGCTACCACTGCGGCGAGAGGGCCGCGGACCCCCTCCACGAAACCATCGGTGGGGAGGAGCGCGCCTTCTGCTGCCGGGGCTGTCTCTCGGTCTGCCGCTACATATACGACGCCGGGCTTGAGAGCTACTACGACAGGCGCGACCCCGTCCTGCCGGGCAAGGCCCCCGATCTCTCGGACATGGACTTCACCCCGGACGAGCCGGGTGTGGTCAGGAGCGCGGGGGAGCTGAGCGAGGCGTCCCTCATTGTCGAGGGCATACACTGCGCCGCCTGTGTCTGGCTCATCGAGCGGCTCGCCTCGCGCGTAGAAGGCGTGGTCGAGGCGAGGGTCAACTTCACGACCCACAGGATGACGGTGCGGTGGTCGGGCGGCCCGGAGGCGCTCGGCGAGGTTGTAAAGAGGCTCGCCGCCGCCGGCTACCGCTCGGCGCCCTACGACCCGGCGCTCACCGAGGAGCCCCTGAGGAGGCGCAAGAACGACCTTCTCAGCCGTATCGCCGTTGCGGGCTTTTCCACGGCGGCCACCATGTTCTTCGCCGAGGGGCTATACGGCGGTTACTTCTGGGGCATCGAGGAGGGTTACAGGCGTCTTCTCCAGTGGGCGAGCCTCGCGGCCTCCGTGCCCGTTGTCTTCTATTCGGGCGCCCTCTTCGTGCGCGGCGCGCTCCTCGGCCTCCGCTCGGGCTCGCTCACCATGGACCTGCCTGTTGCGCTCGGCGCGCTCATAACCTTCTTCTACAGCGCCTGGGCCACGGCCGCGGGACGAAGCGACGTGTACTTCGACTCGGCGGCCATGTTCATATTCCTCATACTCATAGGCCGCTACCTCGAGGTCCTGGCCAGGGAGCGGGCCGCCTCCGCCGCCGCGGGGCTTTCGGCCATGGAGCCCAGGACGGCGACCGTCGTCGTCGACGGAGAGCGCAGGAGAGTGCCCGTGGGCAGGCTCGCTCCCGGCGACCTCGTCGAGGTCCGCCCCGGCGAGCGCATCCCCACCGACGGCGTGGTCGTCGAGGGGGCCTCGAGCGTGGACGAATCGATGCTCACCGGCGAGTCGCGCCCCGTGGCCAAGGGCGTGGGCGACGAGCTCTTCGGCGCCACGGTGAACGCCGACGGGCTGCTTCTCCTGCGGGTCGTCAGGACCGGCGAGGAGACGGCGCTTGCCAGGATCAGGCGGCTCGTCGAGGACGCCCAGCTCGAAAAGGCCTCCATCCAGCGCATAGCCGACCGGGTTGCCGCATGGTTCGTTCCCCTCATCCTGGCCACGGCCGCCCTCACCTACCTCTACTGGTCGGGCCAGGACCAGGGGCGGGCCGTCATATACGCCGTGGCCGTGCTCATCATAACATGTCCCTGCGCCCTCGCGCTGGCAACGCCGTCGGCCGTGCTCGCCGGTTGCGGCGCGGCGGCCCGCGAGGGCATACTCATAAAGAGCGGCGCCGTGCTCGAAAGGGCCCACGGCGCCACCCACGTGGTCTTCGACAAGACCGGCACCCTCACCGAGGGGACGATGACCGTGACCGATGTGGCGGCCCACGGCGGCTCGGTCGTGGGCGAGCGGGCGCTCCTGCGCCTTGCCGCCTCTGTCGAGGCCGGTTCCGAGCATCCCCTGGGCAGGGCCGTCGCCGCCGAGGCCCGCCGCCGGGGTCTCAGGGTCTACGGCCGGGTCTCGGACTTCAGGGCGCTGCCCGGTCTCGGCGTGGAGGCCGTCGTCACAGGCATCGCTGCCGCATCGGGAACGGCGAAGGTCGTCGAGCTCGGAAGGCGTAAGGGAAGGGTGCTCGCCCTGGTCGGCAGCGCGAGGCTCATGGCCGAGCGGGGGCTCACGGTGCCCCCGGCCCTGGCGGCCAGGGGGAGGGTGCTCGCCGCCCAGGGCAAGACGGTGGTCTACGTGGGCGCCTTCGATCTCGAAGAGGACGGCGCGGCTGGCCGGGGCTCGGTCCTCGGCCTGCTGGCGGCCACGGACCCCGTGAGGCCGGAGTCGAGAGAGCTCGTAACGGAGCTTCGCCGCCGGGGGCTCAAGGTGACGATCCTCTCCGGCGACGGCCGCGAGGCGGCGGCCGTCGTGGCCGCAAGGCTCGGCATCGAGAACGTCGTGGCCGAGGTGCTGCCCCACCACAAGGAGGCCGTCATAAAGGAGCTCCAGGACTCGGGCGAGAGGGTCGTCATGGTGGGCGACGGCATAAACGACGGTCCGGCCCTTGCCAGGGCCGACGTGGGCATAGCCGTGGGCTCGGCCACCGAGCTCGCCGCCCACTCGGCCGACGTGGTCCTCATGCGCGGCTCGCCGCTTCTCGTGGCCAGGACGCTCGACATATCGAAGAGGACCATGAGGGCCATAAGGCAGAACCTGGCGGTGTCGGCCCTCTATAACGCCGTCTTCATGCCCCTTGCGGCCATGGGACTGGTGGCGCCCATCGTGGCCGCCGTGACCATGCCCGCAAGCTCGCTTGCGGTGATAGGGAATTCCATAAGGGCCGCCGCCCGGAGGGGTTGA
- the ccoN gene encoding cytochrome-c oxidase, cbb3-type subunit I, whose product MSEATVPKYNDEIVKKFAVMSVVWGIVGMLVGVLAAAQLAYPALNFDIPFLTFGRIRPLHTNAVIFAFGGCVLFASMFYVVQRTSRVRIFSDSMANFTFWGWQLIIVLAAITLPLGYTTGKEYAELEWPIDILIAVVWLSMAFNFFATLWKRRESHIYVGNWFFMAMLITITVLHVFNSLEIPVTLMKSYSVYAGVQDAMVQWWYGHNAVGFFLTAGFLGIMYYFLPKQAQLPIFSYKLSILHFWTLIFLYIWAGPHHLLYTALPDWTQTLGMTFSLMLIAPSWGGMLNGIMTLKGAWDKLRTDPILKFMIVAISFYGMSTFEGPMMSIRAVNSLSHYTDWGIGHVHSGALGWVAMISVGGLYYMIPRVFGRTAMYSTSLINVHFWMSTIGVVIYIVAMWISGVTQGLMWRAVNPDGSLTYTFAESVAAMHPYYVLRLVGGLIFLGGMVLMAYNTIMTARGAADELEAPEGERRLA is encoded by the coding sequence ATGTCGGAAGCTACGGTTCCAAAGTATAACGACGAGATCGTGAAGAAGTTCGCGGTCATGTCCGTCGTGTGGGGCATCGTGGGCATGCTCGTCGGCGTGCTCGCCGCCGCGCAGCTCGCCTACCCGGCGCTCAACTTCGACATACCCTTTCTCACCTTCGGGCGCATAAGGCCGCTCCACACGAACGCCGTCATCTTCGCCTTCGGCGGATGCGTGCTCTTCGCGTCCATGTTCTACGTCGTCCAGCGGACCTCGAGGGTCAGGATATTCAGCGACTCCATGGCCAACTTCACATTCTGGGGCTGGCAGCTTATAATAGTGCTCGCCGCCATAACCCTGCCGCTGGGATACACGACGGGCAAGGAGTACGCCGAGCTCGAGTGGCCCATCGACATCCTCATCGCCGTCGTCTGGCTCTCCATGGCCTTCAACTTCTTCGCCACCCTCTGGAAGCGCAGGGAGAGCCACATCTACGTGGGCAACTGGTTCTTCATGGCCATGCTCATCACCATAACAGTGCTCCACGTCTTCAACTCCCTTGAGATACCGGTCACCCTCATGAAGTCCTACTCGGTCTACGCCGGCGTGCAGGACGCCATGGTCCAGTGGTGGTACGGCCACAACGCCGTGGGCTTCTTCCTCACTGCGGGCTTCCTCGGCATCATGTACTACTTCCTGCCCAAGCAGGCCCAGCTGCCCATATTCAGCTACAAGCTCTCCATACTCCACTTCTGGACGCTCATATTCCTCTACATATGGGCCGGTCCGCACCACCTGCTCTACACGGCGCTGCCCGACTGGACGCAGACCCTGGGCATGACCTTCAGCCTCATGCTCATAGCGCCCTCCTGGGGAGGGATGCTCAATGGCATCATGACGCTCAAGGGCGCCTGGGACAAGCTCAGGACCGACCCCATCCTCAAGTTCATGATCGTCGCCATCTCGTTCTACGGCATGAGCACCTTCGAGGGACCCATGATGTCGATAAGGGCCGTCAACTCGCTCTCCCACTACACCGACTGGGGCATAGGCCATGTCCACAGCGGCGCGCTCGGCTGGGTGGCCATGATAAGCGTCGGCGGCCTCTACTACATGATACCAAGGGTCTTCGGAAGGACCGCCATGTACAGCACGAGCCTCATCAACGTCCACTTCTGGATGTCCACCATCGGCGTGGTCATCTACATCGTCGCCATGTGGATCTCCGGCGTCACCCAGGGACTCATGTGGAGGGCCGTGAACCCGGACGGCTCGCTCACCTACACCTTCGCCGAGAGTGTGGCCGCCATGCACCCCTACTACGTCCTCAGACTCGTGGGCGGGCTCATCTTCCTCGGCGGCATGGTGCTCATGGCCTACAACACGATCATGACCGCCAGGGGGGCCGCCGACGAGCTCGAGGCGCCCGAGGGTGAAAGGAGGCTCGCATGA
- a CDS encoding sulfite exporter TauE/SafE family protein: protein MIPGEYAAVFAVGLLGALHCMAMCGGLMAACAMKFGGGPRFAVVYNTGRLLSYMLIGALMGGLGKTLSAVGPAGGLQRVVPVAAGAVMVLVGIELLGWMPPRLRRFFTGLFPGGLSDRLVGAGLRRGSTGPLLLGMLNGLVPCGLTYAVGVKAAATADPFSGMFVMAAFGAGTLPALLMAGSLTGLLARMRSRAFTAASSVIIIVLGIRSIVATAYLH from the coding sequence GTGATCCCCGGCGAGTACGCGGCCGTCTTCGCCGTCGGCCTTCTGGGCGCGCTCCACTGCATGGCCATGTGCGGCGGACTCATGGCGGCCTGCGCCATGAAGTTCGGCGGAGGGCCCCGCTTCGCCGTCGTCTACAACACGGGCCGGCTCCTCTCCTACATGCTCATCGGCGCGCTCATGGGCGGGCTCGGAAAGACGTTGAGCGCGGTCGGTCCGGCAGGCGGACTCCAGCGGGTGGTGCCGGTGGCCGCCGGTGCGGTGATGGTGCTCGTGGGGATCGAGCTCCTGGGCTGGATGCCGCCGCGGCTGCGCCGCTTCTTCACGGGTCTCTTCCCCGGCGGCCTCTCGGACCGGCTCGTGGGAGCGGGCCTGCGCCGCGGCTCGACGGGCCCCCTGCTCCTCGGCATGCTCAACGGCCTGGTCCCCTGCGGCCTCACCTACGCCGTGGGCGTCAAGGCGGCGGCCACGGCCGACCCCTTTTCAGGCATGTTCGTCATGGCCGCTTTCGGCGCGGGCACCCTGCCGGCCCTGCTCATGGCGGGCTCTCTCACCGGCCTGCTCGCAAGGATGCGCTCCAGGGCCTTCACCGCCGCCTCGTCGGTCATCATAATAGTCCTCGGCATACGCTCCATCGTCGCCACCGCCTATCTTCACTGA